A single genomic interval of Oenanthe melanoleuca isolate GR-GAL-2019-014 chromosome 13, OMel1.0, whole genome shotgun sequence harbors:
- the VDAC1 gene encoding voltage-dependent anion-selective channel protein 1 isoform X1, producing MAVPPAYADLGKSARDIFTKGYGFGLIKLDLKTRSENGLEFTSSGSANSETNKVSGSLETKYKWVEYGLMFTEKWNTDNTLGTEITLEDQLARGLKLTFDSTFSPNTGKKSAKIKSGYKREHINIGCDMDFDIAGPSIRGALVLGYEGWLAGYQMTFETAKSRVTQSNFAVGYKTDEFQLHTNVNDGTEFGGSIYQKVNDKLETAVNLAWTAGNSNTRFGIAAKYQIDPDASFSAKVNNSSLIGLGYTQTLKPGIKLTLSALLDGKNVNAGGHKLGLGLEFEA from the exons aTGGCTGTTCCACCTGCTTATGCTGACCTGGGCAAATCTGCCAGAGATATTTTCACCAAGGGATATG GTTTTGGGTTAATAAAGCTTGATTTGAAAACAAGATCTGAAAATGGACTG gaattTACAAGCTCAGGTTCTGCAaattcagaaacaaacaaaGTCAGTGGTagtttggaaacaaaatacaaatgGGTGGAATATGGATTGATGTTCACAGAAAAGTGGAACACGGATAACACACTAGGCACTGAGATTACGCTTGAAGATCAG cTTGCACGTGGCCTGAAGCTGACCTTTGACTCCACCTTCTCTCCTAACACTGG gAAAAAGAGTGCTAAAATTAAGTCGGGGTACAAAAGGGAACACATCAACATTGGCTGTGACATGGATTTTGATATTGCGGGCCCTTCAATACGTGGAGCTCTGGTGCTTGGCTACGAGGGGTGGCTGGCAGGCTACCAAATGACTTTTGAGACAGCAAAGTCTAGAGTAACCCAGAGCAACTTCGCTGTTGGCTATAAGACTGATGAATTCCAGCTTCATACTAATGT GAATGATGGAACGGAATTTGGCGGCTCCATTTACCAGAAGGTGAATGATAAACTGGAAACTGCTGTGAATCTTGCTTGGACAGCTGGAAATAGCAACACTCGCTTTGGAATAGCAGCCAAGTACCAGATTGACCCAGATGCCTCTTTTTCT GCTAAAGTGAACAACTCCAGTCTGATTGGGTTAGGATACACTCAGACTTTAAAGCCAG GTATCAAACTGACGTTGTCAGCTTTGCTGGATGGCAAGAATGTCAATGCAGGGGGTCACAAACTTGGTCTGGGATTAGAATTTGAAGCATAA
- the VDAC1 gene encoding voltage-dependent anion-selective channel protein 1 isoform X2: MAVPPAYADLGKSARDIFTKGYGFGLIKLDLKTRSENGLEFTSSGSANSETNKVSGSLETKYKWVEYGLMFTEKWNTDNTLGTEITLEDQLARGLKLTFDSTFSPNTGKKSAKIKSGYKREHINIGCDMDFDIAGPSIRGALVLGYEGWLAGYQMTFETAKSRVTQSNFAVGYKTDEFQLHTNVNDGTEFGGSIYQKVNDKLETAVNLAWTAGNSNTRFGIAAKYQIDPDASFSAKVNNSSLIGLGYTQTLKPGKYQTDVVSFAGWQECQCRGSQTWSGIRI, from the exons aTGGCTGTTCCACCTGCTTATGCTGACCTGGGCAAATCTGCCAGAGATATTTTCACCAAGGGATATG GTTTTGGGTTAATAAAGCTTGATTTGAAAACAAGATCTGAAAATGGACTG gaattTACAAGCTCAGGTTCTGCAaattcagaaacaaacaaaGTCAGTGGTagtttggaaacaaaatacaaatgGGTGGAATATGGATTGATGTTCACAGAAAAGTGGAACACGGATAACACACTAGGCACTGAGATTACGCTTGAAGATCAG cTTGCACGTGGCCTGAAGCTGACCTTTGACTCCACCTTCTCTCCTAACACTGG gAAAAAGAGTGCTAAAATTAAGTCGGGGTACAAAAGGGAACACATCAACATTGGCTGTGACATGGATTTTGATATTGCGGGCCCTTCAATACGTGGAGCTCTGGTGCTTGGCTACGAGGGGTGGCTGGCAGGCTACCAAATGACTTTTGAGACAGCAAAGTCTAGAGTAACCCAGAGCAACTTCGCTGTTGGCTATAAGACTGATGAATTCCAGCTTCATACTAATGT GAATGATGGAACGGAATTTGGCGGCTCCATTTACCAGAAGGTGAATGATAAACTGGAAACTGCTGTGAATCTTGCTTGGACAGCTGGAAATAGCAACACTCGCTTTGGAATAGCAGCCAAGTACCAGATTGACCCAGATGCCTCTTTTTCT GCTAAAGTGAACAACTCCAGTCTGATTGGGTTAGGATACACTCAGACTTTAAAGCCAGGTAA GTATCAAACTGACGTTGTCAGCTTTGCTGGATGGCAAGAATGTCAATGCAGGGGGTCACAAACTTGGTCTGGGATTAGAATTTGA